The following are encoded together in the Rhizoctonia solani chromosome 10, complete sequence genome:
- a CDS encoding UDP-glucoronosyl and UDP-glucosyl transferase has translation MTFISLKHVVFVPGPSWGHLRPGMKTAIRMIEKFPNLFISLFVYHTEVSKANKYLDTQPPVYSQRIRVVTFSAEESGPPVIIDNAIEMLDHLEACFNLWINSELRQATVFHIGDKPIGAPSLVIEDLANGGVTLRCKKAHGIPIAGWWLMPVSSLIMVTGHEETGIRTVYEALAQLDASKETDFLTKANEVYLQNISDRLITMPGIPAIYDWELNPQYLPYIPPFLAYLVPRMITMLESINTLACGIAFEMEPICAASLSTAFGRPIAPFFIGPAVDLTPPQQLDPDSPVTQFLDRSFTEKGAHSVIYVAFGTTFFPLPSSVSHLMAALDEIPKAGFRFVFALSSESAGVNQEWMDGHIEAGNAIFPRWANQTAVLEHPAIHYFLSHGGWNSSTEALVRGVPMIFWPFMGDQATNALQIANIHDCGFELLQVRTGPAKSKSYQNGADVEIIGTDDAISEMMKWDDKRHVMRRKRGLPTISGIFLHTYNGTPPLKHVVFLSAPAWSHLRPALKTALRMVEKFPDLFISLFVYHSELSNANKYLSNQQSVCSRRIKIVTGSSVKTAPTLATSNPMEMLDFLELSFKLWITSELQLGSVIQVDGRPVDAPSVIMEDVFNGGMSLSCKNEHNLPIVGWWLATSASLMTITGHKSTRVTESLALLCAQGKLNWFSKAADVLVQLNKINFISTTFDWVLNISSQLLQNASDRLINIPGLPPHREWELNPQYFPFMPLFMAYLVPRVTRIINEVDAIACCTTLEMEPVCAASLSSSFKYPIESFFIGPAVDLASPNHENDSDSLVTQFLNRAYTEDGAHSVIYIAFGTVFFPSSSSIPHLMAILDEIPKAGLKFIFSLSSASAKLEKAWMDAHIAAGNAIFPDWTNQTAATHYFLSHGGWSSCTEALVRGVPMIFWPFTGDQPVNSMQIAEIHDCGFELLQIRTGPAKSKAYQNGTEIEIAGTDDASSYSPYSSSSSSLSSSFPAICKRDPHPSCNPPSIAFPAVGLATTVGALTVALELARDIPISPAPIASPATPLRTCIPTPPIPIPIPIPIAVAVAPPTRLENIPIPLVLFPPAGDKNPAPAVPESSPTP, from the exons atgaccttcatttcACTAAAGCATGTTGTATTCGTACCTGGCCCTTCTTGGG GCCACCTACGTCCAGGAATGAAGACCGCGATACGAATGATTGAGAAATTTCCAAATCTCTTTATAT CGCTATTTGTATACCACACGGAAGTATCCAAAGCGAACAAGTACCTTGATACTCAGCCACCGGTGTATTCTCAACGGATCAGGGTCGTCACCTTCTCAGCCGAAGAATCTGGCCCACCGGTAATCATTGACAATGCAATCGAGATGCTCGATCATTTGGAGGCGTGCTTCAATCTGTGGATAAACAGCGAGCTCCGGCAAGCGACTGTATTTCATATTGGAGATAAGCCTATTGGGGCACCAAGTCTGGTAATTGAGGATCTAGCTAATGGAGGTGTAACATTGAGGTGTAAAAAAGCGCATGGCATTCCAATTGCCGGATGGTGGCTGATGCCCGTGTCATCTTTGATTAT GGTCACAGGACATGAAGAGACTGGCATCAGAACGGTCTATGAGGCTCTGGCCCAACTTGATGCTTCAAAAGAGACTGATTTCCTTACGAAGGCAAATGAAGTATACTTGCAG AATATTTCTGATAGATTGATCACTATGCCGGGCATTCCGGCTATCTACGACTGGGAATTGAATCCTCAGTATCTCCCTTACATACCCCCATTCCTCGCGTATCTGGTCCCACGAATGATCACTATGCTAGAGTCTATCAACACACTCGCCTGTGGTATAGCCTTTGAGATG GAGCCCATTTGTGCCGCTTCTCTCTCGACTGCATTCGGACGGCCTATAGCCCCATTCTTCATCGGTCCGGCAGTGGACCTTACTCCACCTCAACAGCTAGATCCCGATTCGCCAGTAACTCAGTTTCTAGATCGTTCGTTTACCGAAAAAGGTGCCCACTCAGTGATTTATGTCGCTTTCGGCACCActttcttccctcttccgAGCTCGGTATCACACCTCATGGCTGCCCTCGACGAGATCCCCAAGGCGGGATTTAGGTTTGTCTTTGCGCTCTCGTCAGAAAGTGCTGGTGTTAATCAAGAGTGGATGGATGGGCATATCGAGGCAGGGAATGCGATATTCCCAAGGTGGGCAAACCAGACCGCGGTTCTTGAGCATCCC GCAATTCATTATTTCTTGTCACACGGCGGATGGAATTCATCCACTGAAGCGCTTGTACGCGGTGTACCGATGATCTTTTGGCCGTTCATG GGTGACCAGGCAACAAACGCCTTACAGATCGCCAATATACATGACTGTGGGTTCGAGCTTCTCCAGGTCCGTACTGGGCCcgccaagtccaagtcaTATCAAAACGGTGCCGATGTTGAGATAATAGGCACGGATGACGCT ATTTCGGAGATGATGAAGTGGGACGATAAACGGCACGTCATGCGGAGAAAGAGAG GACTGCCAACAATCTCGGGTATCTTCTTGCACACATACAATGGCACTCCCCCACTAAAACATGTCGTATTCCTATCTGCTCCTGCATGGA GTCACTTGCGCCCTGCTTTGAAGACCGCACTCCGAATGGTAGAAAAATTCCCGGACTTGTTCATAT CCTTATTCGTGTATCACTCAGAGCTGTCCAACGCCAATAAGTACCTCAGCAATCAGCAATCTGTGTGTTCAAGAAGAATCAAGATTGTTACCGGTTCAAGTGTAAAAACTGCTCCGACACTCGCCACCAGCAATCCAATGGAGATGCTCGACTTCTTAGAGCTATCTTTCAAGCTATGGATAACAAGTGAACTTCAACTTGGTAGCGTTATTCAAGTTGACGGGCGCCCGGTTGATGCACCAAGTGTTATCATGGAGGATGTGTTCAACGGAGGAATGTCATTATCGTGCAAAAACGAACACAATCTGCCAATAGTGGGGTGGTGGCTAGCTACTTCAGCTTCATTAATGAC TATCACAGGGCATAAATCAACCAGGGTCACTGAGAGTCTGGCTCTACTCTGTGCTCAAGGTAAACTAAATTGGTTTAGTAAGGCCGCCGACGTGCTTGTTCAGTTAAACAAGATTAATTTTATATCGACAACATTTGACTGGGTCCTAAATATTAGCTCTCAGCTCTTGCAGAATGCTTCTGATCGGTTGATTAATATACCGGGTTTGCCTCCCCACCGCGAGTGGGAGCTCAATCCTCAGTATTTCCCTTTCATGCCGTTATTCATGGCGTATTTGGTCCCACGAGTAACGAGGATTATCAATGAAGTCGATGCAATTGCCTGTTGCACAACCCTCGAAATG GAACCCGTTTGTGCTGCCTCCCTCTCGTCCTCATTTAAATATCCTATCGAATCGTTCTTTATTGGTCCAGCAGTAGACCTTGCTTCTCCCAACCACGAAAACGACTCGGACTCATTGGTCACACAGTTCCTAAATCGTGCATACACTGAAGATGGCGCGCATTCAGTCATCTATATCGCCTTCGGCACTGTTTTCTTCCCGAGTTCAAGCTCAATACCTCATCTCATGGCTATCCTTGACGAGATACCCAAGGCTGGGCTCAAGTTTATATTTTCACTCTCGTCTGCGAGTGCAAAGCTGGAAAAGGCATGGATGGATGCGCACATCGCCGCAGGAAACGCAATATTTCCGGACTGGACAAACCAAACTGCG GCGACGCATTATTTCCTATCTCATGGAGGATGGAGCTCGTGTACTGAGGCGCTCGTACGTGGGGTTCCAATGATCTTTTGGCCATTTACG GGCGATCAACCGGTAAACTCCATGCAAATAGCTGAGATCCACGATTGCGGCTTCGAGCTTTTGCAGATTCGAACTGGGCCAGCAAAGTCCAAAGCTTACCAAAATGGGACCGAGATCGAGATAGCAGGCACGGACGATGCA TCATCTTACTCGCCCTACTCATCATCCTCATCATCGCTCTCCTCCTCATTCCCCGCGATTTGCAAGCGCGACCCCCATCCCAGCTGTAACCCGCCCAGCATCGCCTTTCCAGCGGTGGGCTTGGCCACTACCGTCGGAGCCTTGACCGTCGCGCTCGAGTTGGCCCGGGACATCCCCATCAGCCCAGCTCCCATCGCTAGCCCCGCGACGCCCTTGAGGACTTGCATCCCCACTCCGCCCATCCCTATCCCCATTCCTATTCCCATCGCGGTCGCAGTCGCGCCCCCCACCCGACTCGAGAACATCCCCATCCCGCTCGTCCTGTTTCCCCCCGCCGGCGacaagaaccctgctcccgCTGTCCCCGAAAGCAGCCCCACCCCCTGA
- a CDS encoding ribosomal protein L14, which produces MPAPSTFKRFVEVGRVVLVTSGPSEGKIATVVEIIDHNRAIIDGPTSGVPRQAFQYRHLVLTPFTVKGLPRGAGSGAVKKYVEKADIVAKWDASSWAKKRASVSKRRSLNDFERFSVLVYKKQRRDAARKSLAKAKKSA; this is translated from the exons ATGCCG GCCCCATCTACTTTCAAGCGCTTTGTTGAGGTTGGACGTGTTGTGCTCGTTACGAGTGGCCCATCTGAGGGCAAGATTGCCACTGTTGTCGAGATTATTGATCACAACCGG GCAATTATCGACGGCCCCACCTCCGGTGTTCCTCGTCAGGCGTTCCAATACCGCCACCTCGTCCTCACTCCCTTTACCGTCAAGGGCCTCCCTCGTGGTGCTG GCTCTGGTGCTGTAAAGAAGTACGTTGAAAAAGCCGACATTGTTGCTAAGTGGGACGCATCTTCATGGGCCAAGAAGCGCGCATCGGTCTCTAAGAGGAGGTCACTCAACGATTTTGAGCG CTTCTCTGTCCTTGTCTACAAGAAGCAGCGCCGTGATGCAGCCAGGAAATCCTTGGCCAAGGCTAAAAAATCGGCGTAG
- a CDS encoding glycosyltransferase family 1 protein: MTVTPLKHVIFLPGPSWGHLRPGMKTALRLIEKFPNLFISLFAYPTEVSRANKYIGAQPAMYSKRIRIVTASDTETGPPVSTNNVIEMLDHLEVCFNQWIDSEIRQASVTQVDGGPIGEPSLVIEDLFNGGMALECKSKYGIPVVGWWITPASSLMSITGHEQACSKTVYDSLLQLDARKEPDLFTKANKLYLQNVSDRLVTIPGLPAVHEWELSPQSVPFIPPFIVYLAPRISNMLKHIDELVFCTTFEIEPISAASISTAFKRPVTPFFIGPAVDLVSPRPPDDESAINEFLDRAYSEHGAHSVIYVAFGTAFFPLPSTQPHLMAALDEIPKAGFKFVFALSSESAGVDQAWMDAHVEAGNAIFPKWANQTAVLEHPAIHYFLSHGGWNSSTEALVRGVPFIFWPFMGDQPTNAMQIANVHDCGFELLQIRTGPAQSTAYRNGTEIKIVGTQDAAREEMKHILELSKGPRGEHQRANVRMLGKVVSDSLGRGGSGDVGLENLGKALSLV, from the exons ATGACAGTCACTCCGTTGAAACATGTTATATTCCTACCCGGTCCCTCGTGGG GTCACCTGCGTCCAGGTATGAAGACCGCGCTGCGGTTAATCGAAAAGTTCCCCAACTTGTTCATTT CGCTATTCGCATACCCTACAGAAGTATCCAGAGCGAACAAATATATTGGTGCCCAGCCAGCCATGTACTCCAAGCGGATTAGGATTGTCACAGCCTCAGACACAGAAACTGGCCCGCCGGTGTCTACTAATAACGTGATTGAGATGCTCGATCATCTGGAGGTCTGTTTCAACCAATGGATCGATAGCGAGATTCGGCAAGCAAGTGTAACTCAAGTCGATGGCGGGCCGATCGGTGAACCAAGCCTGGTGATAGAGGACCTGTTCAATGGCGGGATGGCACTCGAGTGCAAGAGTAAATATGGAATTCCGGTTGTTGGGTGGTGGATAACTCCTGCTTCATCGTTAATGTC GATTACAGGTCACGAACAAGCGTGCAGCAAAACTGTTTACGATAGCTTGCTCCAGCTTGACGCTAGGAAAGAGCCAGACTTGTTTacaaaggcaaacaaacTATACTTACAG AACGTCAGCGATCGATTGGTCACTATACCTGGCCTGCCAGCCGTCCATGAATGGGAACTCAGCCCCCAGTCGGTGCCGTTTATACCACCATTCATTGTATATCTAGCTCCACGAATCTCCAACATGCTAAAGCACATTGACGAGCTTGTCTTTTGCACGACCTTTGAGATC GAGCCTATTTCTGCCGCCTCGATATCAACCGCGTTCAAACGCCCCGTCACACCATTCTTCATCGGCCCCGCAGTAGATCTCGTCTCACCACGCCCACCCGACGACGAATCAGCAATAAACGAGTTCCTAGACCGCGCATATAGCGAGCACGGCGCGCATTCAGTCATCTACGTCGCGTTCGGCACGGCCTTTTTCCCTCTCCCGAGCACACAACCGCATCTCATGGCCGCCCTGGACGAAATTCCCAAAGCCGGGTTCAAATTCGTGTTTGCGCTGTCTTCTGAAAGTGCGGGTGTTGATCAGGCGTGGATGGATGCGCATGTCGAGGCTGGGAACGCGATATTCCCCAAGTGGGCGAATCAAACTGCCGTACTTGAACATCCT GCGATTCATTATTTCTTATCTCATGGTGGATGGAACTCGTCTACTGAGGCACTTGTACGCGGTGTTCCGTTTATCTTTTGGCCATTCATG GGCGACCAACCCACCAACGCCATGCAAATCGCCAACGTCCACGACTGCGGCTTTGAGCTCTTACAAATCCGCACTGGACCCGCTCAGTCCACCGCCTATCGAAATGGCACCGAAATCAAAATAGTCGGCACACAAGACGCAGCGCGCGAAGAGATGAAGCACATACTAGAGCTGAGTAAAGGACCGAGAGGAGAGCATCAGCGCGCGAATGTTCGGATGTTGGGCAAGGTGGTTTCTGATTCGTTGGGGCGGGGTGGGAGCGGAGATGTGGGACTGGAGAACTTGGGAAAGGCGTTGAGTCTGGTGTGA
- a CDS encoding autophagy protein APG5, whose amino-acid sequence MQRDSFRPPLNHTQSTVTPQPSYGASTQLFRRLVWEGTIPLEIKIDSKELPAGSDRNLESYYIQAPRISYLPLLLPDIRKHLTDLVLDEHASKALKEEDMWFEEAETKQPMRWHWSLGLLYDHCQGARSLAAHRDPQSSTDLTWTTGPKPRAVPLKLILHLASAPTEKLLLGPGVDACKAAFMGQLKEGDFVRWGNTKRVTALRKADQDGIWDGVKDHNFDDFWKIAGKIFPTTSAPSAQSAPIPHHSSTSLHRPSSTGAEPSEQNAAHAVRSIPMRIILPDGPVLQDQVPPTSPNGGPMTLGEHLRTIMPYLFGKDEANRSSNWDLEPPVLFTTTTSGSSSTQLFYKLSSYYSNQMDSTAAYTYSFTSVPEVEQPVDQELSSRNGSGSYCVIA is encoded by the exons ATGCAACGTGACTCGTTTCGTCCGCCATTGAATCATACGCAATCTACTGTGACACCTCAACCCTCGTATGGCGCGTCGACCCAATTATTCAGACGATTAGTATGGGAAGGGACGATTCCACTCGAGATAAAGATTGATAGCAAAGAACTACCGGCGGGCAGTGACCGTAATTTGGAGAGCTATTAT ATCCAAGCCCCCCGAATCTCCTACCTTCCACTGTTGCTACCCGACATACGCAAGCACCTCACAGATCTTGTATTAGACGAACATGCTTCTAAAGCGCTAAAAGAAGAAGATATGTGGTTCGAGGAGGCCGAAACAAAACAACCTATGAGATGGCACTGGTCTCTCGGATTGCTTTACGATCATTGCCAGGGCGCGCGGTCACTGGCTGCCCATCGCGACCCTCAATCTTCTACTGACCTTACTTGGACAACAGGACCGAAGCCTCGCGCCGTACCACTGAAGTTGATACTGCATCTCGCTAGTGCGCCAACGGAAAAGCTGTTGCTCGGGCCAGGTGTAGACGCCTGCAAAGCAGCTTTCATGGGTCAGTTGAAAGAAGGCGACTTTGTGCGATGGGGGAACACCAAGCGGGTCACCGCACTACGCAAGGCGGATCAAGACGGAATTTGGGACGGAGTTAAGGACC ATAACTTCGATGATTTCTGGAAAATTGCTGGAAAGATATTCCCTACAACGTCAGCTCCTAGTGCTCAATCGGCTCCGATACCGCATCATTCGAGCACATCACTTCACAGACCATCTTCTACTGGCGCGGAGCCATCTGAACAAAACGCGGCGCATGCAGTTCGTTCTATTCCTATGCGAATCATCCTTCCTGATGGACCTGTGTTGCAAGATCAGGTTCCTCCGACAAGCCCCA ATGGCGGGCCGATGACCCTCGGAGAACATCTTCGTACAATTATGCCTTATCTGTTTGGAAAGGACGAAGCGAAT AGGAGCTCGAACTGGGATCTTGAACCCCCAGTACTCTTCACTACTACAACCAGCGGTTCCTCCTCTACTCAGCTCTTTTATAAACTCAGCTCTTACTACTCTAATCAAATGGATTCCACTGCTGCCTATACCTACTCCTTCACCTCTGTTCCCGAGGTCGAGCAACCAGTTGACCAAGAGCTCTCCAGCAGGAACGGGTCGGGCTCATACTGCGTCATTGCATAA
- a CDS encoding amino acid kinase family — translation MSIWRGDSRQSQDHHLDTHSPPAMGLLQNPDSPNARWVIQKFGGTSVGKFAAKIAEEVVPITPFLSKRRAYITEDKVVLVCSARSGSTKALGTTNLLLQAASEALRQPAHNGLSTPARSNSISSSGGLPWSPTPKRISQPHTPSFSRAASPGTGLDRLAARKAGGSPPREPSPPTPVSANTIPISFSRTVDLICSEHVTAARELIRDPDLLRELEHEIVRDCDSLRAFLAAAQLIEEISVRSRDSILGVGERLACKLVAAVLRDRGVDSEFVSLESIVPAFESELENGSTQLDQSFYDSVAKAVGERLAQCERRVPVVTGFFGPVPGSLLAQIGRGYTDLLAALAAVGTQARELQIWKEVDGIFTADPRKVPTARLLSNISPDEAAELTYYGSEVIHPFTMAQAIRARIPIRIKNVERPSGDGTVVDPDPDALGSFVPSTPKSNVPIGLPGAGPPPPTINGNGYTYNASNQRLPTAVTIKEHIIVLNVRSNRKTRSHGFLARVFGSLDRHGVIVDLISTSEVHVSMAIAAEPGSGSSGCSTVAMTLGDGITTPETVVPRGTPKAIVKVVQELHATSTCTLSLHPGMAILSLVGRQMRHSVGVAGRMFDTLAKGGVNIEMISQGASEINISCVIEGRDAVKALNLIHQGLLQVRGEGVGGKVGPWLF, via the exons ATGTCTATCTGGCGTGGTGACTCGAGACAATCGCAAGACCACCACCTCGACACACACTCTCCACCAGCAATGGGACTCTTACAAAACCCCGACTCGCCCAATGCACGATGGGTTATTCAAAAGTTCGGCGGGACAAGCGTTGGAAAATTTGCGGCGAAAATCGCTGAAGAAGTGGTTCC AATCACCCCCTTCCTCTCCAAGCGTAGAGCCTATATTACCGAGGACAAAGTAGTACTTGTCTGTTCTGCCCGATCAGGGTCCACCAAGGCCCTTGGGACCACGAATCTCCTATTGCAAGCTGCGAGCGAAGCACTCCGCCAGCCAGCCCACAACGGACTGAGCACTCCAGCACGCAGCAATTCGATATCGAGCTCTGGAGGGCTTCCGTGGAGTCCTACGCCCAAGAGGATTTCACAGCCACATACACCCTCGTTCTCTCGTGCCGCCTCGCCCGGAACTGGTCTCGACAGACTGGCAGCACGAAAGGCTGGGGGATCTCCTCCACGCGAGCCCTCTCCTCCTACCCCTGTTTCTGCTAATACTATCCCTATATCATTCTCCCGTACCGTAGATCTGATTTGCAGCGAGCATGTAACCGCTGCACGGGAGCTCATCCGCGATCCTGACCTGCTACGAGAGTTGGAACACGAAATCGTCCGCGACTGCGACAGTCTTCGCGCATTCCTGGCAGCCGCTCAGCTCATTGAAGAGATCTCGGTTCGAAGTAGGGATAGCATTCTCGGTGTAGGCGAAAGGCTCGCCTGCAAGCTTGTTGCTGCCGTGCTGCGGGACCGT GGCGTTGATTCAGAGTTTGTGTCCCTTGAAAGCATTGTCCCCGCATTCGAGAGCGAACTAGAAAACGGTAGCACCCAGCTCGACCAGTCATTTTATGACTCTGTTGCCAAGGCCGTCGGCGAGCGACTTGCCCAGTGCGAGAGGCGCGTACCAGTCGTGACAG GCTTTTTCGGGCCGGTCCCTGGTTCACTCTTGGCCCAGATCGGGCGTGGCTACACCGATCTGTTGGCCGCGCTGGCCGCGGTAGGCACACAAGCTCGGGAACTCCAGAtatggaaggaagtagaTGGGATCTTTACAGCAGACCCAAGAAAG GTCCCCACCGCGCGTCTTTTGTCCAACATTTCTCCCGACGAGGCGGCCGAGTTGACTTATTATGGCTCGGAAGTCATTCATCCGTTTACCATGGCCCAAGCTATCCGCGCTCGTATCCCCATCCGTATCAAAAACGTCGAACGACCCTCGGGCGACGGTACAGTCGTCGATCCCGACCCCGACGCGCTAGGAAGCTTCGTACCCAGCACACCCAAAAGCAACGTCCCAATCGGACTACCGGGCGCCGGCCCGCCTCCCCCAACCATAAACGGCAACGGATACACCTACAACGCGTCGAACCAACGTCTCCCGACGGCCGTGACGATCAAAGAACACATCATAGTCCTCAACGTGCGCTCAAACCGCAAAACCCGGTCGCACGGCTTTCTCGCGCGCGTCTTTGGATCGCTCGACCGACACGGTGTGATCGTCGACCTCATCTCCACGAGCGAAGTGCACGTGAGCATGGCGATCGCTGCCGAGCCCGGGTCCGGATCCAGCGGCTGTTCGACGGTGGCCATGACGCTCGGGGACGGGATTACCACGCCCGAGACGGTCGTTCCGAGGGGAACACCCAAGGCGATCGTTAAAGTCGTCCAAGAGCTGCATGCAACCTCGACATGCACGCTCTCGCTCCATCCCGGGATGGCCATCTTGTCCCTCGTGGGCAGGCAGATGCGCCATAGTGTCGGTGTGGCCGGTCGGATGTTTGATACGCTTGCCAAGGGGGGTGTGAATATCGAGATGATCTCGCAAGGCGCGAGCGAGATTAATATTAGTTGCGTTATCGAG GGACGGGATGCTGTCAAGGCGCTGAACCTCATCCACCAAGGGCTGTTACAGGTCAGAGGCGAAGGTGTTGGAGGAAAAG TCGGTCCGTGGCTATTTTGA